Proteins encoded in a region of the Nicotiana tomentosiformis chromosome 9, ASM39032v3, whole genome shotgun sequence genome:
- the LOC138899132 gene encoding protein DOS2-like: protein MAMITKDFKMHLRRGKDSPRSGRYSKAKAPEKQVNDGCYKCGKPGHMIKNCPLWEIEWKKERDERRNRKKEQVYPKKSKNKGSTKAMVVAWEDSSDEVSDDDNDDDDDDDDDDE from the coding sequence ATGGCAATGATCACCAAAGACTTCAAGATGCACCTAAGGAGAGGAAAAGATTCTCCAAGAAGTGGAAGATACAGCAAGGCCAAAGCTCCAGAGAAGCAAGTAAATGATGGTTGTTATAAATGTGGAAAGCCTGGTCACATGATCAAGAATTGTCCTTTGTGGGAGATCGAATGGAAAAAGGAAAGAGACGAACGaaggaacaggaagaaggaacaggtcTATCCCAAGAAAAGCAAAAATAAGGGATCAACCAAAGCAATGGTTGTTGCTTGGGAAGATAGCTCAGATGAGGTTtctgatgatgataatgatgatgatgatgatgatgatgatgatgatgaatga